A genomic window from Desulfonatronum thiosulfatophilum includes:
- a CDS encoding FG-GAP-like repeat-containing protein: protein MRYLFRFMIVAFIFFSSATFAWSQAAAETDETLKRFAVLPFAVHGPDQYAYLGQGVQTMLTSRLKWTDRFEDLDRSTIAQVVASIPRSQEEALSAHAALGVDYLIFGSVTILGDQASLDAHVVDAQGRDTPQSAQVALNDLIPALEGMAREINAQVFGRPQAQTPQQAQAASPAGPVHPDLIYNEYGPERTPYHLNPDILYSGAADSPGRWRSQALPFASLGVVVGDADGNGRNEIFMLTDNKVLAYHAVDNRLMPLGEYAAPLRLQCLNINLMDINGDGFKEIIVSAIMDETPRSFILNFIDGKFVLAEDRIPLYLNVVRIPPDYRPTLIGQRKGRTRLFDSGVHEILRMNGQLDLSRALNLPQGTNVFNFAFLPQDDDFKVVVADNKDKLRVFSSNNTFQSVTEEPYAGSSLGLEVDESFPGIRQDLDGDMMSYYYIPSRLVPVKLGQGASWNLLVNRNISLSAQFFARYRYFPQGEIHALFWDGINMNINWKTRRIRGTVVDYGLADVMNDGRTELFVLVNTHPGATGFTQRRTVLLSYTLDMDAEMEEGFTLDMGLN, encoded by the coding sequence ATGCGTTATCTGTTTCGCTTCATGATTGTTGCATTCATTTTTTTCAGCAGCGCGACATTTGCCTGGTCCCAGGCTGCCGCGGAGACTGACGAAACTCTCAAACGTTTCGCGGTGCTGCCGTTCGCGGTCCACGGACCGGATCAATATGCCTATCTCGGTCAGGGCGTACAAACCATGCTCACATCGCGTTTGAAGTGGACGGATCGGTTCGAGGACCTGGACAGGTCGACCATCGCCCAGGTCGTGGCCTCCATTCCGCGATCGCAGGAAGAAGCCCTTTCGGCACATGCTGCTTTGGGGGTGGACTATCTGATTTTCGGCAGCGTGACCATCCTGGGCGATCAAGCCAGCCTGGACGCCCACGTGGTGGATGCGCAGGGACGGGACACTCCGCAATCGGCGCAGGTCGCCTTGAACGATCTGATTCCGGCCCTGGAAGGCATGGCCAGGGAGATCAACGCGCAGGTATTTGGCAGGCCCCAGGCTCAGACTCCCCAGCAGGCCCAGGCCGCAAGTCCTGCGGGCCCTGTTCATCCCGACTTGATCTACAATGAATATGGTCCGGAGAGGACACCCTATCACCTCAATCCGGACATTCTCTACTCTGGCGCCGCGGATTCCCCGGGCCGCTGGCGCAGCCAGGCTCTCCCGTTTGCTTCACTGGGCGTGGTGGTCGGGGATGCCGACGGCAATGGGCGAAATGAGATTTTTATGCTTACGGACAACAAGGTCCTGGCCTATCATGCCGTCGACAACAGGCTGATGCCTCTGGGCGAATATGCCGCGCCTCTGCGTCTGCAATGCCTGAACATCAACCTGATGGACATCAATGGCGACGGTTTTAAAGAAATTATCGTCTCCGCCATCATGGACGAAACGCCCAGGTCCTTTATTCTGAATTTTATCGATGGCAAGTTCGTACTGGCCGAAGACCGCATTCCTCTCTATCTGAACGTGGTTCGCATACCCCCGGACTATAGGCCGACCTTGATCGGTCAGCGCAAGGGGCGCACTCGGCTGTTCGATTCGGGAGTGCATGAGATTTTGCGCATGAACGGGCAGCTTGACCTGTCGCGGGCCTTGAACCTGCCGCAGGGGACGAACGTCTTCAATTTTGCCTTCCTGCCCCAGGACGATGACTTCAAGGTTGTCGTTGCCGACAACAAGGACAAATTGCGCGTTTTTTCCTCCAACAACACATTTCAGTCCGTCACTGAAGAACCCTACGCCGGATCTTCCCTGGGGTTGGAAGTGGACGAGTCTTTTCCCGGCATCAGGCAGGATCTGGACGGAGACATGATGAGCTATTACTATATTCCGTCGCGTCTGGTACCGGTCAAGCTGGGTCAGGGCGCTTCCTGGAATCTGCTCGTGAACCGGAATATTTCTCTCTCGGCCCAGTTCTTCGCCCGGTACAGATATTTCCCACAGGGCGAAATCCACGCCTTGTTCTGGGATGGCATCAACATGAACATCAACTGGAAGACGCGTCGCATCCGCGGAACCGTGGTGGATTACGGGCTGGCCGATGTCATGAACGATGGCAGAACCGAACTGTTCGTGCTTGTTAACACCCACCCCGGCGCCACCGGTTTCACGCAGCGCCGCACAGTTTTGCTTTCCTACACCCTGGATATGGATGCGGAAATGGAAGAGGGGTTCACGCTGGACATGGGGCTGAACTAG
- a CDS encoding RluA family pseudouridine synthase yields MAAVQFWKVSRAEAGQKLLQFLRRRLEGAVPPPALQRWIRTGQVRVDGSRAKPGTRLEEGQEIRVPPYSVEQAAPPGTPGMSASAKLKPVVVHEDHDLLVLAKPQGLPVHAGTGHHDSVAAGLAVEFAHSSWKPTLVHRLDRDTSGLLVVAKTYSCLRMLHDQWRAGLVNKSYLAWVHGATYWSTPTLLEDAARKVQSDVGERMVVGDGKTCRSLVRTIHHSESCSLVLIAPITGRTHQIRVQLSSRGHPLIGDRKYGGPPRPSGMLLHAWHIRWPGQEFQLLPDWQGTWAISRIASEAVLLQRTRELIAMPGKVDWDCGTGGG; encoded by the coding sequence ATGGCCGCGGTTCAATTCTGGAAGGTGAGCAGAGCCGAGGCGGGACAGAAGCTGCTCCAGTTTCTGCGCCGCCGCCTGGAGGGAGCCGTCCCCCCTCCGGCTTTACAACGTTGGATTCGCACCGGCCAGGTGCGTGTAGACGGGTCCCGGGCCAAGCCCGGGACCCGTCTAGAAGAAGGGCAGGAGATTCGCGTTCCTCCCTATTCCGTTGAACAAGCAGCACCGCCAGGTACACCGGGGATGAGTGCTTCAGCCAAACTCAAGCCGGTTGTCGTCCATGAAGACCATGACCTGCTTGTTTTGGCCAAGCCGCAGGGCTTGCCCGTCCATGCCGGCACTGGACATCATGACTCCGTCGCCGCCGGATTGGCCGTTGAATTTGCCCACAGTTCATGGAAGCCGACCCTGGTCCATCGCCTGGATCGCGATACATCCGGCCTGCTGGTTGTCGCCAAGACCTACTCCTGCCTGCGCATGCTGCACGATCAGTGGCGTGCGGGGCTCGTCAACAAATCGTACCTGGCCTGGGTTCACGGGGCGACTTACTGGTCGACGCCGACTCTTCTAGAAGATGCGGCGAGAAAAGTTCAAAGCGACGTTGGGGAAAGAATGGTCGTTGGGGACGGCAAAACCTGCCGTTCCCTGGTTCGCACCATCCATCATTCAGAATCCTGCAGCCTGGTGCTGATTGCACCCATCACCGGACGTACCCATCAAATTCGGGTCCAGCTCTCCAGCCGGGGCCATCCCTTGATCGGTGACCGTAAATACGGCGGGCCACCCCGCCCCTCAGGCATGCTGCTGCATGCCTGGCACATCCGTTGGCCTGGCCAGGAGTTTCAGCTTTTGCCGGACTGGCAGGGGACCTGGGCAATTTCTCGGATTGCTTCCGAGGCCGTGTTGCTGCAAAGAACCAGGGAGCTTATTGCAATGCCGGGGAAGGTGGATTGGGATTGCGGGACAGGTGGGGGCTAA
- a CDS encoding TraB/GumN family protein, with amino-acid sequence MNQVQNSPAEPLELPSCVKHVRVDDRDVYLVGTAHVSKQSVQDVRQTVEAVHPDTICVELCASRHRAIVDRDGWRKMDIMRVIRERKTPFLLAQLILSSFYRKLGDQLGIQPGADMAEGVRLAKETGAQLVLADREVEITLKRTWRHLGFLEKFKMVGQLLMGLLFAGKIDDQVVESLKKKDQLEILMDAFADEFPQVKRRLIDERDVYLAQKIRQAPGKTIVAVVGAGHVSGIEAHIHQDIDLTPLVVLPPKTNIAKFLKWAIPIAILALIAWGFFKEGQSHAMESAFIWIGLNSVLAGLGAVLAWAHPLTILTAMVASPFTSLNPMIAAGFVAGFVQAVIRRPTVADLEDLPQAITTLKGFWTNPLCRILLVVALVNLGSSLAAFISGGWIAARTF; translated from the coding sequence ATGAATCAAGTACAAAATTCCCCGGCTGAGCCCCTTGAACTGCCTTCCTGCGTAAAACATGTCCGTGTTGACGACAGAGACGTGTACCTAGTTGGCACGGCCCATGTTTCCAAGCAAAGCGTACAGGATGTCCGCCAAACCGTCGAAGCTGTCCACCCGGACACCATCTGCGTTGAACTCTGCGCCTCCCGCCACCGCGCCATCGTCGACCGGGACGGATGGCGCAAGATGGACATCATGCGTGTGATCCGTGAACGCAAGACTCCCTTTCTTTTGGCCCAGCTGATACTTTCCTCGTTCTACCGCAAGCTGGGCGATCAGCTCGGCATCCAGCCGGGAGCGGACATGGCCGAGGGAGTCCGCCTGGCCAAGGAGACAGGGGCGCAACTGGTTCTCGCGGACCGGGAAGTGGAAATTACCCTGAAGCGAACATGGCGGCATTTGGGATTTCTGGAAAAATTCAAGATGGTCGGGCAGTTGCTGATGGGGCTGTTGTTTGCCGGCAAGATCGATGATCAGGTCGTGGAATCCTTGAAGAAGAAAGACCAGTTGGAAATCCTGATGGATGCTTTCGCGGACGAGTTTCCCCAGGTCAAACGGCGTTTGATTGATGAGCGCGACGTCTACCTGGCCCAAAAAATTCGTCAGGCCCCCGGAAAAACAATTGTGGCCGTGGTCGGCGCCGGCCATGTCAGCGGCATTGAAGCTCACATCCACCAGGACATCGACCTGACTCCCCTGGTGGTTTTACCGCCCAAGACCAACATCGCGAAATTTCTGAAATGGGCCATTCCCATCGCCATTCTCGCCCTGATAGCGTGGGGGTTTTTCAAGGAAGGTCAGAGCCATGCCATGGAATCGGCATTCATCTGGATCGGCCTGAACAGCGTCCTGGCCGGACTGGGTGCCGTTCTGGCCTGGGCCCATCCGTTGACGATACTCACGGCCATGGTCGCTTCTCCGTTTACCAGCCTCAATCCGATGATCGCCGCCGGATTCGTGGCCGGTTTCGTCCAGGCCGTGATCCGGCGCCCCACCGTGGCGGACCTTGAAGATCTCCCCCAGGCCATCACGACGTTGAAAGGCTTCTGGACCAATCCGCTTTGCCGGATCCTGCTCGTTGTGGCCCTGGTCAACCTGGGCAGCTCCCTGGCGGCCTTCATCTCCGGAGGATGGATCGCGGCCCGGACCTTTTAG
- a CDS encoding MogA/MoaB family molybdenum cofactor biosynthesis protein has product MNVILRSSREEAVVRDQRLPLFTSGSPKSFAGPCFIIDQGAMPTVGSVLTSPDDAASVQVVSKFYWAEDSEDLPSIESCWVRILKDFHADSLALPWTVAKQGYALAWVTLSDKGYVGAREDQAGPLIAELVGGDLSVALVQGYLIPDDPRRLRSLLVGLALEQQFDLVLTTGGTGVGPRDITPETTLSVIEKRLPGMETAMLQTALLKTAHAVISRAVVGTLGQSLIINLPGSPKAVRENLGALLPALRHTLAKLQGDQSDCAQVC; this is encoded by the coding sequence ATGAACGTGATCCTTCGGTCCTCACGGGAAGAGGCTGTCGTTCGTGACCAACGCCTCCCCCTATTCACTTCCGGTTCCCCGAAGAGTTTCGCCGGCCCTTGTTTTATCATTGACCAAGGGGCAATGCCCACCGTGGGTTCCGTGCTGACAAGCCCGGACGATGCGGCGAGCGTCCAGGTCGTGAGCAAATTCTATTGGGCGGAAGATTCAGAAGACCTGCCAAGCATTGAGAGCTGCTGGGTGAGGATCTTGAAGGATTTTCATGCGGATTCCCTTGCCTTGCCCTGGACGGTTGCGAAGCAGGGATACGCTTTGGCCTGGGTTACCCTGAGCGACAAGGGCTATGTCGGCGCCAGGGAAGATCAGGCCGGGCCCTTGATTGCCGAGCTGGTCGGCGGGGATCTTTCCGTGGCTCTGGTGCAAGGATATCTGATCCCGGATGACCCGAGGCGACTGCGTTCGCTCCTTGTGGGGCTGGCCCTGGAGCAGCAGTTCGACCTGGTCCTGACCACCGGAGGGACCGGAGTCGGTCCTCGCGACATCACCCCGGAAACGACGCTGTCGGTAATTGAGAAGCGGCTTCCGGGAATGGAAACGGCGATGCTCCAGACGGCATTGCTGAAAACAGCGCACGCCGTTATCTCCAGGGCCGTTGTCGGCACGCTTGGTCAAAGCCTGATCATCAATCTGCCCGGTTCTCCCAAGGCGGTCCGTGAAAATCTCGGCGCGCTTCTCCCGGCTCTTCGTCATACCTTGGCCAAGCTCCAAGGCGATCAGTCCGACTGCGCGCAAGTCTGCTGA
- a CDS encoding UvrD-helicase domain-containing protein: protein MSSDLFRADLHIHSRHSRATSRNLSPRLLAAWARVKGLDVVATGDFTHPGWLAELEDDLEEDGSGLLVPRQPVDVAAEIPWLEAVPPVSRTRFMLSAEISTIYKRGDKVRKVHHLVFLPGLEQVRALNFKLAQIGNLGSDGRPILGLDSRHLLEMVLETHPLAFLVPAHIWTPWFSLFGSKSGFDTIEECYGDLASEIFALETGLSSDPAMNWQWSALDRFRMISNSDAHSGEKLAREANLFSGEPSYEGIFRALRGEGQSHKFLGTVEFFPEEGKYHLDGHRNCNVVLDPKESKAHQNICPVCNQPLTLGVLHRVLELADRGLPLQPENQPDFHSLVPLNELIAEIVGTGPATKRVRNEYSRLVASHGSELHILGELPLDELRRNKPLLAESISRMRQGKVLRQSGFDGNYGKISMFTPQEQREFLRGRSFFIPEPTAAASPEVAAQTAAPYSATETQISDHPVQDAAPVLVFNEEQDRALRAGPHPVLVLAGPGTGKTRTLMGRIAHLLRQGVHPRRMLVVTFTRRAAQELRERLVNMHGEDEAIPQADTLHAMAYETWTRVQGEAPVLLSDDAARRVFAAANPELTSAQLKQLWDELSQARERRSLSENITEPADRYARQKQDWNLVDYSDLLEFWLAHAANDQTSSPYTHILVDEVQDLSLLQWELLQHLSPADGAGFWAIGDPRQCIYGFRGAVPDIADAMQSKWSNLETIPLNVNYRSASNLTQLYRGLFPEEQAMQCHDQSSGRIALFQASTDMREAAWIAGQVRGLLGGTGHWESDHGRHGCLSPGDIGILVRMKTLIPAVMQALQREGIPCSAPEAEPFWKEPRVAILLQAASGILGLGGMEEGALQCPQQVVVQGPVALAAHLQDVMPFDRLFWQGKEFLALKKAYARHQGWAGLLTWINFQAELELVRSRAETVQVMTLHASKGLEFEAIFLPALEDGLLPMIGLDLFGGSGGNTAGVSNIPAGRQTDLEEERRLFYVGLSRAKRWLFLSHAGKRNLFGRSLRLKASRFLENFPKKGIQRSKTVEQTVRRQKRISLFS from the coding sequence ATGTCCAGTGATCTGTTTCGAGCCGATCTTCACATCCATTCGCGGCATTCTCGCGCCACGAGCCGGAACCTCTCGCCCCGGCTTCTCGCGGCCTGGGCCCGGGTCAAGGGGTTGGATGTGGTGGCCACCGGTGACTTCACCCACCCCGGATGGCTTGCGGAACTGGAAGACGATCTGGAAGAAGACGGATCGGGACTGCTGGTTCCCAGGCAGCCCGTTGATGTCGCCGCTGAAATCCCCTGGCTGGAAGCCGTCCCCCCGGTATCCCGAACGCGGTTCATGCTTTCCGCGGAAATCAGCACCATCTACAAACGTGGGGACAAGGTTCGCAAGGTCCATCACCTGGTTTTTCTGCCCGGTCTGGAGCAGGTCAGAGCCCTGAACTTCAAGCTGGCCCAGATCGGCAACCTGGGATCGGACGGTCGGCCCATTCTGGGGCTCGATTCCCGCCACCTGCTGGAAATGGTCCTTGAAACCCATCCCTTGGCCTTTCTCGTCCCCGCCCACATCTGGACGCCCTGGTTTTCTTTGTTCGGCTCCAAATCCGGCTTCGACACCATCGAGGAATGCTACGGTGATCTGGCTTCGGAAATTTTTGCCCTGGAAACCGGACTGTCTTCGGACCCGGCGATGAACTGGCAATGGAGCGCGCTGGATCGATTCCGGATGATCTCCAATTCGGATGCCCATTCCGGGGAGAAACTGGCTCGCGAAGCCAACCTGTTCAGTGGCGAGCCGAGTTACGAGGGGATTTTCCGGGCCTTGCGCGGCGAAGGGCAGAGCCACAAATTCTTGGGTACCGTGGAATTCTTTCCCGAAGAGGGGAAGTATCATCTGGACGGACACCGGAACTGCAATGTGGTGCTGGACCCCAAGGAATCCAAGGCTCATCAAAACATTTGCCCGGTATGCAACCAGCCTTTGACCCTGGGCGTATTGCACCGCGTTCTCGAACTCGCCGACCGGGGCCTGCCTCTGCAGCCGGAGAACCAGCCGGATTTTCATTCCCTGGTGCCGCTCAACGAGCTGATTGCCGAGATCGTGGGTACGGGCCCGGCCACGAAGCGGGTGCGCAACGAGTACTCCCGGCTGGTCGCCTCACACGGATCGGAACTGCACATTCTCGGTGAATTGCCGCTGGACGAGCTTCGTCGCAACAAGCCGCTCCTGGCCGAATCCATCAGCCGCATGCGCCAGGGAAAGGTTCTTCGTCAATCCGGTTTTGACGGAAACTACGGCAAGATCTCCATGTTCACGCCACAGGAGCAACGTGAATTCCTGCGCGGACGGTCCTTCTTCATCCCTGAGCCGACAGCGGCTGCCTCTCCCGAGGTGGCGGCCCAGACCGCGGCGCCATATTCAGCCACGGAGACCCAAATTTCGGATCACCCGGTTCAAGACGCCGCACCCGTTCTTGTGTTCAACGAAGAGCAGGATCGGGCCCTGCGGGCCGGGCCGCATCCGGTTCTGGTACTTGCCGGACCAGGCACTGGAAAAACAAGGACATTGATGGGCAGAATCGCCCATCTGCTGCGCCAGGGAGTTCATCCGCGACGGATGCTGGTGGTCACGTTCACTCGTCGCGCCGCCCAGGAACTTCGCGAACGACTGGTAAACATGCATGGAGAGGACGAGGCCATACCCCAGGCTGATACGCTGCACGCCATGGCTTATGAAACCTGGACCCGCGTCCAGGGCGAGGCGCCGGTCCTGCTCTCCGACGACGCAGCCCGGCGCGTTTTTGCCGCGGCCAACCCCGAGTTGACTTCCGCTCAGCTTAAGCAACTGTGGGATGAACTTTCCCAGGCCAGGGAACGGCGAAGTTTATCCGAAAACATAACGGAACCCGCCGATCGCTATGCTCGCCAAAAACAGGACTGGAATTTGGTGGACTATAGCGATCTCCTGGAATTCTGGCTGGCACATGCCGCGAACGATCAGACTTCCAGCCCTTATACGCACATTCTGGTGGACGAGGTCCAGGATCTTTCACTCCTGCAATGGGAGTTGCTGCAACACCTGTCCCCGGCGGACGGCGCAGGGTTCTGGGCCATCGGGGATCCTCGTCAATGCATATACGGATTCCGGGGCGCCGTGCCGGATATTGCTGACGCCATGCAATCAAAATGGTCGAATCTGGAAACCATTCCCCTGAACGTCAACTACCGTTCGGCCTCAAACCTGACGCAACTCTACCGCGGATTGTTCCCTGAAGAACAGGCAATGCAATGCCATGACCAGTCAAGCGGGCGAATTGCGCTGTTTCAAGCTTCCACCGACATGCGGGAAGCTGCCTGGATTGCGGGACAGGTCCGGGGACTTCTTGGCGGGACGGGACACTGGGAATCGGATCATGGGCGGCACGGGTGCCTCAGTCCCGGCGACATCGGGATTCTGGTGCGGATGAAGACTTTGATTCCCGCGGTAATGCAGGCCTTGCAGCGGGAGGGGATACCCTGCTCAGCCCCGGAAGCCGAACCCTTCTGGAAAGAACCCCGGGTTGCGATTCTGCTCCAGGCGGCGTCCGGAATCCTCGGACTTGGCGGAATGGAAGAAGGAGCTTTGCAGTGTCCGCAACAGGTGGTCGTTCAAGGTCCGGTGGCCCTTGCGGCGCATCTTCAGGATGTGATGCCGTTTGACCGGCTTTTCTGGCAAGGCAAGGAGTTCCTGGCCCTCAAAAAGGCCTATGCACGACATCAAGGCTGGGCGGGACTGCTGACCTGGATCAATTTCCAGGCTGAATTGGAACTTGTTCGAAGCCGCGCGGAAACGGTACAGGTGATGACCCTGCATGCATCCAAGGGACTGGAGTTCGAGGCGATCTTTCTGCCGGCTCTGGAAGACGGTTTGCTGCCCATGATCGGTCTGGACCTGTTTGGAGGGTCAGGCGGGAACACAGCCGGCGTCTCGAATATTCCTGCCGGTCGCCAGACGGATCTGGAAGAAGAGCGCAGGTTGTTTTACGTGGGGTTGAGCAGAGCCAAGCGATGGTTGTTTCTCAGCCATGCCGGAAAACGGAATCTCTTCGGGCGGAGCCTGAGACTCAAGGCCTCCCGTTTTCTCGAGAACTTTCCCAAAAAGGGAATCCAGCGCAGTAAAACCGTAGAGCAGACCGTACGCCGCCAAAAGCGCATTTCCCTCTTTTCCTGA
- the cbiR gene encoding cobamide remodeling phosphodiesterase CbiR, whose amino-acid sequence MRAIIAAPSFVWPEHIAGNCLRLCEHVDEVGLLFLESQTCLAYTDHDLPKFLGETGLRFHVHLPLDLPWCEGPERVWQVIWGLQKKAAFLNPWGVVLHPPSMVGIRSLQEEVIDPLASVADQWLQSGAQAESLLLENTRENDLIALWPLIQALKLGICLDLGHLLAYGQGMHNIPGVWPHVRMVHLSAPGPHGEHFSLRKLDDRGFALMQEILRQIDPGCVLMVEVFDPKDFLESLHILLALIGSENDHPDSRR is encoded by the coding sequence GTGCGAGCAATAATTGCCGCTCCGTCCTTTGTCTGGCCGGAGCACATTGCCGGCAACTGCCTGCGTCTCTGCGAACATGTCGATGAAGTCGGCCTGCTTTTCCTGGAATCACAAACCTGCCTGGCCTATACCGATCATGACCTGCCGAAGTTTCTTGGGGAGACAGGGCTGCGGTTTCATGTTCACTTGCCCTTGGACCTGCCATGGTGCGAAGGACCGGAGCGCGTCTGGCAGGTTATCTGGGGGCTTCAAAAGAAAGCGGCATTTCTCAATCCCTGGGGGGTCGTACTGCATCCGCCCTCTATGGTCGGTATCCGATCTCTTCAAGAGGAGGTCATCGATCCGCTGGCAAGCGTTGCGGATCAGTGGTTGCAATCTGGGGCACAAGCTGAAAGTCTGCTCTTGGAGAATACCAGGGAAAATGACCTGATCGCCTTGTGGCCATTGATTCAAGCGCTCAAGCTGGGTATTTGCCTTGATTTGGGCCATCTGCTCGCCTATGGTCAGGGAATGCACAACATCCCCGGTGTATGGCCGCATGTGCGAATGGTTCATCTCAGCGCACCGGGGCCACATGGCGAGCATTTTTCTTTGCGAAAACTGGATGATCGTGGCTTTGCTCTCATGCAGGAAATCCTTCGTCAGATCGACCCGGGTTGTGTGTTGATGGTGGAAGTGTTTGACCCAAAAGATTTTCTAGAATCACTCCATATCCTTCTAGCCCTGATAGGTTCCGAAAATGATCACCCTGATTCTCGGCGGTGA
- a CDS encoding bifunctional adenosylcobinamide kinase/adenosylcobinamide-phosphate guanylyltransferase encodes MITLILGGEKSGKSGWALQHLLQAPGSRLFVGTARARDLEMRRRIREHRRDRPAHLPAREADIDLPAILSQEVPQHGAILVDSLDFWLFSCVQTDQEELLRENLLDCLRNTTPTTHLILVSSEIGFGPIQATPQARSFVRSLGLLNQQVAALADEVVMIVAGLPLWLKGRN; translated from the coding sequence ATGATCACCCTGATTCTCGGCGGTGAAAAATCCGGCAAATCCGGCTGGGCACTGCAGCATCTGCTGCAAGCCCCGGGGTCACGCCTGTTTGTCGGCACGGCCAGAGCCCGTGACCTTGAAATGCGTCGGCGCATCCGGGAGCATCGCCGTGATCGCCCCGCGCATTTGCCGGCCCGGGAGGCCGACATCGACCTGCCCGCCATCCTGTCTCAGGAAGTCCCGCAGCATGGGGCGATCCTGGTTGACAGCCTGGACTTCTGGCTTTTCTCCTGCGTCCAGACTGATCAGGAGGAGTTGCTTCGCGAAAACCTGCTGGATTGTCTGCGCAACACAACACCCACGACGCATTTAATCCTTGTCAGCTCGGAAATTGGTTTTGGACCGATCCAGGCAACTCCACAGGCTCGGTCCTTTGTGCGTTCCCTGGGCCTGCTCAACCAGCAGGTGGCTGCTCTCGCGGACGAAGTCGTAATGATCGTGGCCGGGTTGCCTCTCTGGTTGAAGGGAAGGAATTGA
- a CDS encoding DHH family phosphoesterase, which yields MGYFRSLEAKLEVLSGLWRKSDRWLIMMNADPDALASAQALRRIMARKVAAVDCAQVNEISRPDNLTMIKSLRIPTQRLTPNLAVQYDRFALVDSQPHHHPAFREHAFSVVIDHHPLVPDNPVEAEFKDIQPGYGATSTMLTEYLYNLKIRPGELLATALLYGIKTDTQSFERQFSDIDVRAFRYLSKFGNHNLLRKITRSEFRLDWLKYFSLAFRKLRVSGHCLHVFMGRLDSPDILVILGDFFLRLYGISWTVTCGICDSTLILIFRGDGLHRDMGKLAAKLFGDVGSAGGHATMARAEIPLENIGDQEPEDFILHRLCPSKVRPLAVPVQS from the coding sequence ATGGGTTATTTTCGTTCATTGGAAGCCAAGCTGGAGGTACTGAGCGGATTGTGGCGCAAATCGGATCGCTGGTTGATCATGATGAACGCCGATCCCGATGCATTGGCTTCAGCTCAGGCCTTGCGCCGAATCATGGCCAGAAAAGTGGCCGCGGTGGACTGTGCTCAGGTGAACGAGATTTCGCGTCCGGACAATCTGACCATGATCAAGTCCCTGCGCATCCCGACACAACGACTGACTCCGAACCTCGCCGTCCAGTACGACCGGTTCGCCCTGGTGGATTCCCAGCCGCACCATCATCCAGCCTTTCGTGAACATGCATTTTCGGTGGTCATCGATCACCACCCGCTGGTTCCGGATAATCCCGTGGAAGCTGAATTCAAGGATATCCAGCCCGGATACGGCGCCACCAGCACCATGTTGACGGAGTATCTCTACAACCTGAAGATCCGGCCCGGAGAGTTGCTGGCCACGGCTCTGCTCTACGGCATCAAGACTGATACCCAAAGTTTTGAGCGTCAGTTTTCAGATATCGATGTGCGTGCCTTTCGCTACCTGAGCAAGTTCGGCAACCACAACTTGCTTCGCAAGATCACGCGCAGTGAATTTCGGCTGGACTGGCTGAAATATTTCTCGCTGGCCTTTCGCAAGCTCAGGGTGAGCGGTCATTGCCTCCATGTGTTCATGGGCCGTCTGGACTCTCCGGACATTCTGGTCATCCTCGGGGACTTTTTCCTGCGTCTTTACGGCATATCCTGGACCGTGACCTGCGGCATCTGCGACAGCACCCTGATCCTGATCTTCCGGGGAGACGGGCTGCATCGGGACATGGGAAAGCTGGCCGCCAAGCTGTTCGGCGATGTTGGATCGGCCGGAGGACACGCGACCATGGCCCGGGCGGAAATTCCGCTGGAAAATATCGGTGATCAAGAGCCGGAGGATTTCATTCTGCACCGCCTGTGCCCCTCGAAGGTCCGCCCTCTTGCCGTTCCTGTCCAATCATAG